ATATTCAGTTAGGCAATCAAATTTTACAAGGGGCAAAGTGGGGCAAGTAGAATGGGGGAATAGATTTCAACGGCAAAGGAATGGTTAATGACATGCATTGTCACAAAATTTATGAACATGAAGCGAACTATGTTGTTGAAATAAGTCTGGACCAGCCGGTACACCGATCCAAAGCAAGGGAAAGAACCGGTTGACATGCAAACTGATACAAAccagaataataataataataataataataataaacagtTGAGCTGGAGATTGAAcgggttttataattttttaaatattttataattttttatgaacaataataatttatttaattaaaccagTCTGGGAACCAATGGCCTGACCAATTTGATGACCAGTCTGGTTCCGAAAATGTTGGTACTCAAGCAAACTTGTAATTAAGGTTAAGCTCTGCAAGTAACGTAGCTGCAGCTCATCCGTATGATTTTGAAAACAGTCTCTCAAGCTAACTTACCTTCGTAAACGCCGAGGATCCTGACGGAAGCCAGGAGGCAAAAGAAATGGGGCCGGTCCACTTAAATTAGGTCCAGGACGTCCACTTCTACTATTGCCTTCGAAAGGAAGCGGACCGCCCTGCTCTCTGAACACCTGCATTGCGAGTTCAGGTGGAGCTGGAACAAAAGGTCCCAATGGACTGCAAGTACAGAAGTATAAGCTCTCaaggaaaaaataaacaaactatTGCTACTTGCAGAACAGCATTAAGACCTACCCAGCACCGGGAACAGGCATCAAGACTGGTGGAGGTGCCATATCTGAAGAAAATGGAGTTGCAACATGCATCCCTTGTCCACCAAATGACTCAAACATTAGATCATCACGGTTCCCCCCTTCAGGGCCATCGTTGTTGGATGGAAAATCACTTGATTGAGGGTTCTCAGACCTATCATATCTATCACTTCCATTTGCTCGATTATCACGTTCTCTACGTGAGCCACGCTCATCTTTCAAGCGGTTTTCCAACATTTTACGTCTCAGAGGCTTGTCTTTCTGCAAGAAGAAAAAAGTAAGATAAAGGGAAGCAAACATGAGGATATAAAGCTGTAGGAGCAACCATAACATCAAAACAACAGCAATTGTAGGATACCGGAACAGATTGTTGCATAACAGGTGTCCCACCAGGTGCACCTGGATCACTGTGAATGGCAACAATGTATATCGTATATGAGTGTCCttaaaataaagatatataCAAATAACAATATGCTGCATGTAAGACCGACTTACTTCATGTAGTTCTGGAAATAAAGCTCTTCACGCACTTTAGACGTTAGCTCCATCACAAGCTCCGGATGTTTGAGTTTAAGATGCTTGTGCACGAACTCTGCAGCATGAAAGAGCTTTGTGCAACCCTTGGCACCACAACCATACTTCCAACCATACTTTTCATCCCTGATTTTCCGGACAAAAGGATCCAAAGCTTCAACAGCAGCAGCATCTAGTTTCTCCTTAGCCGTCATTAATTCTAAAGGATCTTGACCCTTCAACCTCTCTTGCCAGCGTGTGTCAAGGTTTTTCTCCCACTCAGATCCATTGATAGTCACATCAGAACCCTTTCCCTCTTCTCTCACATGCCTAAGTCCCTTGGCTTCGCTCGTTTCAATCAGTCCATAATAATCCAAGCCATGGACACGCCACAAGTAAGTTATAAGAGTATCCAGAAGCTCAACACCTTCCAAGCCTTTCACAGAAGTCAAGCCACGTACAATAATCACAGGGCCAGTCGAATTACCATGAGATTTATCTCTAGTTATTTGGTTGTCAGGTCCACTAAGAATATTTTCATTGATTCCTTTTTCAGAGTCCAGTTTACGCATTAGGCTCTGTGCTTGTTCAATATCAATCGAAATTCTTCTGGGATCAGAATTTATGGGGTGAGCCTTCGGAGCTGCGGAAAGATCAGTTTCTTTAGTAGGTTCCCTAGCATTTCGCTTTCTTTTGCCACCAATGTCTGCTTCATCTTCAGAATTAGGATCGCTGGTCTGTTCTGATTTCTTTGATGACAAAGAATTGACAGCAGGACTTCTGCATCACCAATATAAGTTATTGGACAACAGATGGAAAACAACTAGCATGCAAGTGTGAAGAAACATTATGCGAATCTTACAAGTCCAATGTTCCACTCTGCAGATCAAGCAAAAAGTCCTTGGCAACTTTACGCGCAAGCTCATTTCTCCTAAAATGGAAATGtcgaaaacaaaataaaacatgaaatttaagTAGTGAATCCAACAATAATGCAATAAAATGACACCATGCTACAAAATGCTGGGCTGAGGGGATCCATCAGCTTTGTAACAAATTCATGAACTGAAACATCAAGAAAAATGCAATTAAACTAACCTTTCAATAACAGTGACTAAGTTTGTTGGATGATATTTGTCTTTCAACCTACATATATATGCAAGTCTAATTAGAACACTGAGGTGAATGGAGAGGGAGGAATTCAGTAAACAAAGGGAACTACCAGTCCTCATTTTTGTGAGCATCAAAAAAGGCTCGTTTCTGGGTAGATATATACTCTGACTTGTATTCTTGATACCTACACAGTCAAAAACCACAGTTTCAGCAGCAAATCTCAAACAAGGTAAAACAAAACCACAACATTATTCCTCATCTATACCTGCGCTCAGCTTCAGCTGGTAGTATATCATCCTCAAGCTCTTGAATGAATTGCTTGTATGACATCAATCCTTCTCTGAAAATTTAGCCAACAATCAATGATAATTGATAAGAACAGTCTTGAAATCACCTCAATTAAAAGAGAGCTCCAATGTTGCTAGGCTTGCCAGCAATGCAATGAAAAGTAATTCAAACCTCATCTAATACATGAGTCCTTAAATGAGATGGAAAGCTAACCTTTGTGTACTCCCCGAACTGGAAGCATCAATGTAACCACCTCGGCCAGAATCCCAATCTGCAAAAGCAATATTATTTGGCAAACTAGAAACACAGcataaatagaaaagattgatAAAAAGTTTGTTAGTGGGGCAGTATACAGTAATGCATCATCACCCTATGGAATTTTCAAAGGAACACGCCTACTCATTGTAGTGATATCATCAACTGCAATTATGCATCATTTAATAGATGCCCGAATTTACTACCATCATATGCATCTCGATACTTTCCAAAATGATGCTACTATCTAAAAAGGGCTAAAAAAGGAAACCTGGATGCAAAAAACTAATTTCTAGTTTTATCCCAGTATTAATCTCTGATTATCATAATTCATTGCATGAAAAATGAGCTACTCCTAATCAGCAGGAATTTGATTggttcaaaaatgaaaaaattggtGGAACTGAACTCTTTACagaagtaaattttaaaatctggcCGCAAGAAATGTGAGTCTATAACTGTAATTTAATAGAACCAAACCAACAAGCCTTAATCCCAATACATTTGAAGTATCTGTCCATGTCAAAAGATGAGATAGGATTTTACACTGGTTGTCACAGCCCTACTGCAACCCTCCTCCTTTACCCGGGCTTGGGACCAGCAATGCAAGCACAGGCGGAGTTTAAGCATATCAATaataagagagaaaaagaaggcAAATACAAAGGTGAAACTAGAAGTGCTTCAAGATTCTTCCAGGTGAAAGAATTGAAGTTTGaggaaatttgaaattagttaAGCAATTTCAAGAGAGGCTCACCTTGATAGCCACCAGTTGAGCGACCAAAGTATCGGCCATGAGGCCTTTCTTCAGGGTGACCGGTCCTTCCCATCATCTCGCGATCGTATCCACCACCATAGTCATACCCAAACCTGCagcatcaaaatttatttacagCATGAGCAAAATCTGAATATAAGCAAATCTGCCAAGTGAAAGGCTCAAATCATATATGAtcgtataataataaatgaacaaaatacgAAACATAAATTAAATCCAGTGTCTAAATAATGATTCATGCAGTCGTGTAGAGAAGAAACAGAAAACATAGCAATATGAGAACCGAACGAATCATCCATTCTCAAGTGACatcatagaaaataaaaaatcagcTTCAAATACTCAAAGGCAGTCCAGAATTTGGCAAAATCATGTGGCTTTTGGTAATAGGAAAGGAAAGTCCCCTAGTTCCTTGACAAACAAGGGGTCCTTGAAATATGTAAGGACTATGACTATCTAGCAGGAAATGATGTGAAGACTTGAATGATCCATATAGAAATTTCTCAAGCAAACCAGCATAAACACTTGCATGCCCTTCAATGACCATAAAAATGCTACCCCCTAGCATCCTGCAAAATTACTTACATAGTGGGTCAAATTCAGTCTCCTATATTTATGGTTCTTTTACAGGGCGAACAGTAACCAGTAGGTAGCAATTCATGCAGTTACCATACTCTTTCAGTTAACGAACTTCAAGATTAGATCAATTAAGCAAAATACTAAGTCTATCAAATCAGAAATAAGTTCATAGCATTAAGCACACCAAAAAAAACCGATAGTTCAAATGCATATAGCTAGTTAATCTGCAATAACatacattttgattttaataacaaaatgaatctaaaaataaataagtaaagcATTACCTTCTATCTCCAGGTCCAAATCCTCCTCTAGGGCTCCCTCTCCTCCCTCTGTAGCCTCCGTCCTCCCGCCTAGACCTCTTATAAGATGGTGACCTCCGCGGCGGAGGTGAGTGTCTCCTATCCCTGTAAAACGGCGGAGGAGGAGGGCTAATACTATTGCGTCGCTTGTAATCTCTCTCCCTGGTAAGTGGAGGTGGAGGAGAGCGGTTGCGATCGTAGAAGTCGCGGTCCCGCCGCTCACGAGAGTCTCGTTCTCGGCGTCGAGGCGGAGGCGGCGATGGCGGAGAGGAGTTCGGATAGTCAGATGACGGAGGCTgtctgttattattattgttgttatcaTTGTCTTTACGGTCGCCGCCGCCACGGCGGTCGTCGAGGGAATCAGCCGGCATGTTTATGACGTCGGCCATGGGTGATGGGGGCAGTAAAACGGAACCCTAGTAGGATAAAATAGAGgtaggaaaatgaaaaaaaactgtttttatttcattttttcgcGGGGACTGAGGATCGAAAGCACGAAGTGAGGGAAAAAATTTGCACGGAGTAAAAATTGGgtaaattatagatttaatcaCTTACgtatgatttaaattatattttggtctttgagctttaaaatattataatatggtTGTTAACGTTATTAAttcattgttatattttaaatggaaattttagttcaaattgagcaattaatttttttattgatttaatttttaaaacttttcttttttcctttatattttcatataatatgtATCAGTACTATTACTTGATATTATATTAGTATTGTtaccataaattaaaaataagcattttatTATTCACCAAAAGAAAACATATTATTTGATGATGGGTGCAATAGATGTTGATTGTAGTGTAAAAGTAGTACGAGGGTGCcggaatatattttattctctctactaaaaaatgggtCTATTAGTCATTATACATTTGATCAATGagcaatttggtccttctattaacaatttaatccatttttactgttaaaaactggtgtTTGTACGTTAGCACAGGGTACACGTGCACACCATATGtaattgtttggttattttgttagtcatgctaatatttaacataaatgatcaaattactttttaatctaatgtatgtggactaatttatcaattttatgaATCTTATGACACTTTCACTTAATTGTAGTATATTAAGTTTTGATATAATTAATCTGGAATGAAATAATgcatttaaaagataattaagtagtaaaatttgaaaaattaattattataagatAATAATGAAATCGTAATTTTAGTCATTATAAGATAACACgtacttaaactttaaaaataaagtaaatataagaCATCATATTAATTCGGTTCACGTGCTAtttcaaagtttttatttaagattaaatcatttgaaagttacaaaatgattattaaatttttcgaattttatttaagttattaaactatttgaaagtttgcatttaaatcattaatttatctaaagctattaaaacattattatatagCCTTCTTTATTTGTGTTGCATGCACTAATAAAAActtacaatttctttttcttttacagttaatttttttaatgaaatagttTTAAACATCATAAATCTGCGTATTAAAATCTAAATAGTTTTATTCTCTAATCTCCGATGTTGACCGTCAAAATGACTTTGATCTAAGGTATATTATTCTACTCATCAATGGATATTGACCCATCATACCGGTCGTCAAATTGTCGCTTAGAGCTCGCTAACTAgacttctttttaaaaataacttaacagcctagtgacttaaaaaaaatttaaatagttcaGTTACTTAAATGGgaatttttcaataattcagtgaccattttgtgactttttaaagttaagtaattaaaaaataaacttactaataatttaatgattttggGCGTAGTTTACCCATtccaatttaatataaatttcaagTGATGAAATcttataaaatcttatttatCATCAATTAAGTTCCAATTTAAGGAACAAAAGTACAACcttaatattaaaattggaaCATTGCttatatttattgaaaaaataaaaacctttcaataattataaaaaagtcgGTAGCTTTGTCATATACCCGAAAAATTTTCGGCCCgcctcctaggcccgggcccggcccgaagtatgggcctaaaatttttccCAGGCCagggaaaaatatcataagcctgagcccggcccattttttaataaacattaaaaaattattttaaaaataaaaaatattttaataaaaattatcatttatccCATGTAAtctatttacatatttacatatttttaatccgcaccaaaacaacatatttaataaaaaatatatcaaaataccTCTTATTCCTCTGTCTCTATATCACATACAAATATGCACTCCAAGCAAGCTTAAGTATAGCAACAAGTAAAGGATTTCCTCTAAGTTTCAATATTGCCAAGCTAACTCTTGCTTCCAAGTTCTCAGAGTCCTATGAATGGAGCAAAGGTGCAAAATTGATTGCCACACCTTCCTTGAAAATTTGCACTCAAAGAAATGTGATCACGTCTCTTTGCAgtattcatacaaaaaaaaacaaaacaagtatCAACCGAAATTCCAAAAGTAAGCAACcgaaaattttgtttaattgctTGATTGTTCTGAAAAGTAATgaaataatttgggtttttgttGCGgtagaaaattaagaaaaaaatttgcgGATTTGTGCATATGgtgatattatataataaaagattcaaatgttgatgatattaatattgaaatttttatgttgcatataaacaaaaaaatattttgaactaATTATAGAGAAATCTCTAGctttaattaaaagtaaaagaatgtCATTCAACAATCCGTTTGTGTGGATTAATAGAATTTTCAATAGCAGTGACCAATTCaagtaattatcttaattaatataattaaattggcaaaataaattttaaagtgaccaaaatagaaacaatgttattttaaaatgaccCGTGGTaaaatttacccttaatttcAAATAACTCCTTTCGAATCACAAATTCGCAATATttaccatatatattttttaaaatttcaattacgTCTTTCTTTAGATAAAAAATGTAAACTCAGCAATGAAAGCAACACCACACCAAACCAAGTGTCGTTCTTATCTTTTCGATACCTTTtccccctaattttttttttaatttttccccgACAGATTTTAATAGATTTACTAATTCGCAAATCCATATAATTAGCTACTtcaacataaatataatataaattattaattaattaaattttatttatatttttttgacatattaaacatattattcttatatgtcatatatattttaaattattttataatttataaattattaactgACGTAACATATTAGATAAATAGTGTTATATTAGCATGAAGTACAAATGAACTACTACACAAATTGTCATAccaacatcattaaaaattaaattttcagtcaatattttagttaaagaaaacaatttgactcttttaaaatattaatagtttaatttaactttgaaaaaaaaccaaattgacaaaatatataaatattgataactaaatttattattatcctaatttatttaacatttcaTGTATTCCTATCATATTAGCTTGGGTTTTGTAAAgaatatactaaattaaaaattatttagataaatttgcaaaaattagaaaaaatactACCATAACAGTTACCAAATTTAGTATGATATTAAGGGTCTATTTGGATAGATATTTACCTACAGTTATTTTTGTCTTCTATTACAGTATTATTATAATATCTAACATTATCGGAACTACCATTTTATTAAGCACAAGTAAAATTTGTCAATATGATAATAAACCCACCACCTAAtagattttttctttaaaaatttgtcAAGCTTCGATGAATCGCCGTTACATGCCACATGAAGGCAAACTAAAGGAGACCGAGTCAACCGAGTCATTTTCCGCCATCAAAGACGGTGGGTGAAAGTGCACACACGTGGGAATGGTCCTACAACTACAAGATTTGCATTAAAAACACACAAAACAACAGTTCCaatacaaatatgtatatatccCCCCCCCCCTCCCCAATGACTTCATTACAAGACAAAACAACACTCATTATCAGATTCCTACCCCAACATGTAATAATAATGGTAGAAAACCGATAAAAAAACAGTGAacatgaaagaacaaaaaaccAGACACCTAACTTATTTATAAGACAAAGTCACATTCTATGTATAAAATCAGTTCCCCATATGTGATAAACCTGCTAAAACTTGTTAAAACTTCTATTACTACACGGACAAGCTTGAAAAAATACGATAACGATGAAACACACGATACGGGGCTCAGTAGGGTTGAGTCGGGTACGGTTTCAGTTTCAGCCTTGAGATTGTTACTAGAACCAGATTGAGACATCTTGTTTTGGCATGGTGTCCACTCCAACAGCTTGGAGATCATCATTGTAATCAAATGAAGACAAATCGAATGGAGAGCCGAACATCAGTTTGAaactgttgttgttgttgtaggTGGTCTCGAATGGAGAATTCGAGGTCTTCAACCGGTCGAATTGAGCTTCCCCTTGTGGTAAAATCTGGTTATTAGCCGGTATGTTGGACTCATTGAAGAAGGAAAGGCCTTGACCACGGAAGAACTCGTCCTGTTGCTGTTGGGTTTTCAGCTGAAGAAGATTTTGACCTTCCGTGACTGGATTTTTAATGGGACTCACATTCTTGTTGGCTTGAACATTGTTGTCGTATATCGACATGAGGTCACTGATCATTTTCTGTCCATCTTCTGGAACTCCGAGCCCTGATAGATCGAATGGTGTCGAGACAGAAGTAATAGACGGTGCTGCCGGCTTCGGTTGCGCAAATGGTGGAGGGAAAATGACCGGTTTCACatcatttatgttaaaattcGAACCACCGAACTCTGCAGACGAGTTTCTATGTGGACAAGTTAGTTGATGATTGTCCCTGGCAGTCCGGTCAAGAAAACCCAATTGGAGTTCACTATAAGGACATTGGAGGAACTCACAAGTGTAGATCCTGTGTTCGACGTTTATATCATCAGACGGTTTCCTCTTTCGTAAGAAATCCAAATTAACAGGAAAAGATGGTTGCTGGATGACCCTATTCAGATTCCCGGGTTTGCACTCTTGCACATCAAAGTTAGGCTCATCTACGACCCCTTCTACATCATACTCATTGCAGTCATTTATAACCAACGATCCACTTCCGCCACTCGAGGACAAAGGTGGGCAAGAATCGGGATAAAGCTCTCGAGCCAATGCTTCCTCCTGGTTAATGATAGCGAGCCAAGTTGCGCTTTCTTTTGCAGTCATCTTGTCCTGTAAGCACTTAGACTGTCGTACAAGCTTACGGATCTTGGCAATATCGGGTGAGATATGCTTGATTACGGCTGTAAGAACCCCGACTTTCCAAGCCTTTTTCAAATCATGGGGTTTCTTATAAGAAGGAGGGCCTTGATCTTTTGGTAACCCGAGTTGCGGCCACCATTCCTCGGTTCCCGTAGGCCACCACGGCGGAGGAACACCTTTCTCTAAGGGAAACCGCCTCTGAGGTGGATCGCAGTGTTGCATCAGTGCAGATAAAAGAGAACCAAGAGTTGTATCTTGAAGTTCTTGTAAAGTGTGCGGTGTAGGACCGATCAAGTTACACCCATCATTGTTCCCGGGAATCGCATTATCCGCCTGGTACTTCGCGATAGCAGCAGGACCATTACGATCAAACCTCACTTTATCCTTCCACCATTCTCGAAGATTGTCTGATGCCCCAGTTACCGGCTTTCCCTTTTCCGGAATAATCCCATAAACAAAACCTTGAGCCTTACACACTTCCATCAT
The nucleotide sequence above comes from Gossypium raimondii isolate GPD5lz chromosome 13, ASM2569854v1, whole genome shotgun sequence. Encoded proteins:
- the LOC105782088 gene encoding protein ETHYLENE INSENSITIVE 3; translation: MMMFEEMGICGDMDFFGAFGEKDVTAASQVEMDAAVDDDYSDEEIDVDELERRVWRDKMLLKRLKDQSKGKDGVDTAKQRQSQEQARRKKMSRAQDGILKYMLKMMEVCKAQGFVYGIIPEKGKPVTGASDNLREWWKDKVRFDRNGPAAIAKYQADNAIPGNNDGCNLIGPTPHTLQELQDTTLGSLLSALMQHCDPPQRRFPLEKGVPPPWWPTGTEEWWPQLGLPKDQGPPSYKKPHDLKKAWKVGVLTAVIKHISPDIAKIRKLVRQSKCLQDKMTAKESATWLAIINQEEALARELYPDSCPPLSSSGGSGSLVINDCNEYDVEGVVDEPNFDVQECKPGNLNRVIQQPSFPVNLDFLRKRKPSDDINVEHRIYTCEFLQCPYSELQLGFLDRTARDNHQLTCPHRNSSAEFGGSNFNINDVKPVIFPPPFAQPKPAAPSITSVSTPFDLSGLGVPEDGQKMISDLMSIYDNNVQANKNVSPIKNPVTEGQNLLQLKTQQQQDEFFRGQGLSFFNESNIPANNQILPQGEAQFDRLKTSNSPFETTYNNNNSFKLMFGSPFDLSSFDYNDDLQAVGVDTMPKQDVSIWF
- the LOC105782087 gene encoding serrate RNA effector molecule yields the protein MADVINMPADSLDDRRGGGDRKDNDNNNNNNRQPPSSDYPNSSPPSPPPPRRRERDSRERRDRDFYDRNRSPPPPLTRERDYKRRNSISPPPPPFYRDRRHSPPPRRSPSYKRSRREDGGYRGRRGSPRGGFGPGDRRFGYDYGGGYDREMMGRTGHPEERPHGRYFGRSTGGYQDWDSGRGGYIDASSSGSTQREGLMSYKQFIQELEDDILPAEAERRYQEYKSEYISTQKRAFFDAHKNEDWLKDKYHPTNLVTVIERRNELARKVAKDFLLDLQSGTLDLSPAVNSLSSKKSEQTSDPNSEDEADIGGKRKRNAREPTKETDLSAAPKAHPINSDPRRISIDIEQAQSLMRKLDSEKGINENILSGPDNQITRDKSHGNSTGPVIIVRGLTSVKGLEGVELLDTLITYLWRVHGLDYYGLIETSEAKGLRHVREEGKGSDVTINGSEWEKNLDTRWQERLKGQDPLELMTAKEKLDAAAVEALDPFVRKIRDEKYGWKYGCGAKGCTKLFHAAEFVHKHLKLKHPELVMELTSKVREELYFQNYMNDPGAPGGTPVMQQSVPKDKPLRRKMLENRLKDERGSRRERDNRANGSDRYDRSENPQSSDFPSNNDGPEGGNRDDLMFESFGGQGMHVATPFSSDMAPPPVLMPVPGAGPLGPFVPAPPELAMQVFREQGGPLPFEGNSRSGRPGPNLSGPAPFLLPPGFRQDPRRLRSYQDLDAPEDEVTVIDYRSL